The following are from one region of the Saccharomyces kudriavzevii IFO 1802 strain IFO1802 genome assembly, chromosome: 12 genome:
- the SKDI12G2800 gene encoding uncharacterized protein yields the protein MDTTLMKLLCILYSTFFRTCSISATPTSTTPLIRYDGQIAFRYDYDYTNIWDDIARCIENVTTDKAIVDNTSIMVDRAGTIVDRGYTIWLDSGGNTYSDIDDIIVSNITDCMRRNCNITNISISCHNPFALSANTDEEYEDHFAYYGRGYPIDYDRDYESIGEPTDSGTDQSTLVRRGNGNWPDKILPDQQLHWDYNVIGRLYMLEQVGSSLFT from the coding sequence ATGGACACCACGCTTATGAAGCTATTGTGCATATTATATTCAACATTTTTTCGCACATGTAGTATTTCTGCTACACCTACTTCAACAACACCATTGATCAGATATGATGGTCAGATTGCGTTTCGATATGATTATGACTACACTAATATATGGGACGACATTGCGCGGTGTATTGAAAACGTAACAACCGATAAGGCTATAGTCGATAATACATCTATTATGGTCGATAGGGCAGGTACTATAGTCGATAGGGGATATACTATATGGCTAGATTCAGGGGGTAACACATATAGTGATATTGACGACATAATAGTGTCAAACATCACAGATTGTATGCGTCGTAACTGTAACATAACCAACATATCTATCTCGTGCCATAATCCCTTTGCATTATCAGCCAATACTGACgaagaatatgaagatCATTTCGCGTATTACGGGCGTGGCTATCCCATAGATTATGACAGAGATTATGAAAGTATCGGTGAGCCAACGGATTCGGGTACGGATCAGAGTACTCTAGTTCGCAGAGGAAATGGGAACTGGCCGGACAAGATATTACCCGATCAACAATTACATTGGGACTACAACGTTATTGGGAGATTATAcatgttggaacaagtaggttcatcattattcacataa
- the RCK2 gene encoding serine/threonine protein kinase RCK2 (similar to Saccharomyces cerevisiae RCK1 (YGL158W) and RCK2 (YLR248W); ancestral locus Anc_1.390) has product MLKIKALFSKKKPDQADLSQGSKKALKGKTRSNGTTNKDVSEDNSFPKKRHQDRNVMQYSNTIADDHHMKSLTDELVTTIDSDSSPSDNITTENIETVTSVPAIDVHESNDDEVSYDPLMSDESLPIQSETISDIPYGDTDDENLEDETPEKSFLEQKELIGYRLINKIGEGAFSKVFRAIPAKNSSNEFLTKNYKAVAIKVIKKADLSLINGDHRKKDKGKDSTKTSSRDQVLKEVALHKTVSADCSQIVAFIDFQETNSYYYIIQELLTGGEIFGEIVRLTYFSEDLSRHVIKQLALAVKHMHSLGVVHRDIKPENLLFEPIEFTPSVKQKFRKSDDPQTKADEGIFTPEIGGGGIGVVKLADFGLSKQIFSKNTKTPCGTVGYTAPEVVKDEHYSMKVDMWGIGCVLYTMLCGFPPFYDEKIDTLTEKISRGEYTFLKPWWDEISPGAKNAVVKLLELEPSRRYDIDQLLDDPWLNSYDCLPKERESSQKKAGTSERRHMHKKQFQLFQKDSTLLFSPAAVAMRDAFDIGNAVKRTEEDRMGTRGGLGSLPEDEESEDNYNGGPEDEPLEQNMFQLTLDTSTILQRRKKVQEDDLGPKIPISATIRE; this is encoded by the coding sequence AtgctaaaaataaaagctcTTTTctcgaaaaagaaacctGACCAGGCAGATTTGTCTCAAGGATCTAAAAAAGCATTAAAGGGTAAGACTAGATCAAACGGTACAACGAACAAAGATGTTTCCGAGGACAATTCCTTCCCCAAAAAAAGACATCAGGACAGAAATGTAATGCAGTACTCGAATACTATTGCTGACGATCATCATATGAAGTCTTTGACTGATGAATTGGTAACCACAATAGACTCAGACTCCTCCCCGAGTGATAATATTACCACAGAAAATATAGAGACCGTCACATCCGTTCCAGCCATCGATGTTCACGAAAGtaacgatgatgaagtAAGTTACGATCCATTAATGTCTGACGAATCGCTTCCAATACAGAGTGAAACTATCAGTGACATCCCATATGGCGACACTGACGACGAGAATCTGGAAGATGAAACTCCGGAAAAATCGTTTCTTGAACAGAAAGAATTGATAGGTTACAGGTTAATCAATAAGATTGGTGAAGGTGCTTTCTCAAAAGTATTTAGAGCCATACCTGCCAAGAATAGTTCCAATGAGTTTTTAACTAAAAACTATAAAGCTGTAGCCATTAAAGTTATCAAAAAGGCTGATTTATCCTTGATTAACGGTGACCATCGGAAGAAAGACAAAGGAAAGGATTCCACCAAGACTTCTTCCAGAGATCAAGTGCTAAAAGAAGTGGCGCTACATAAGACGGTCTCCGCTGATTGTTCGCAAATTGTTGCGTTCATAGATTTCCAAGAAACAAATAGTTACTACTATATCATTCAAGAGTTACTGACAGGTGGAGAGATATTTGGCGAGATCGTTAGATTGACCTATTTCAGTGAAGATTTATCAAGACATGTAATCAAACAATTAGCACTGGCTGTTAAACATATGCATTCACTGGGTGTGGTGCATCGTGATATAAAACCTGagaatcttctttttgagCCAATCGAGTTCACACCCTCCGTGAAACAAAAGTTTAGGAAGTCGGACGATCCGCAAACAAAAGCAGACGAGGGCATATTCACACCAGAGATCGGTGGTGGTGGAATTGGTGTAGTGAAACTAGCTGATTTTGGTTTGTCCAAACAAATTTTCTCTAAAAACACGAAGACCCCTTGTGGTACAGTTGGTTATACAGCTCCAGAAGTCGTCAAGGATGAACATTATTCCATGAAAGTAGATATGTGGGGAATCGGCTGTGTTTTATACACAATGTTATGCGGGTTTCCACCATTCTATGATGAGAAGATTGACACTTTGAccgaaaaaatatcaaggGGTGAATATACCTTTCTAAAACCTTGGTGGGATGAAATCAGTCCCGGTGCTAAGAATGCTGTGGTTAAGCTATTGGAATTAGAGCCGTCCAGAAGATACGATATCGACCAACTTTTGGACGACCCATGGTTGAACTCATACGATTGTTTGCCAAAGGAGCGCGAATCTTCACAAAAGAAAGCAGGTACTTCCGAGAGACGCCACATGCACAAAAAACAATTCCAACTATTCCAAAAAGACTCCACGTTACTGTTTTCACCAGCCGCAGTTGCTATGCGTGACGCATTTGATATTGGTAACGCAGTCAAGCGTACTGAAGAAGATCGTATGGGGACCCGTGGGGGCTTGGGCTCCCTTCCTGAAGACGAAGAGTCTGAAGATAATTATAATGGTGGCCCA
- the IRC20 gene encoding E3 ubiquitin-protein ligase IRC20 (similar to Saccharomyces cerevisiae IRC20 (YLR247C); ancestral locus Anc_1.389), giving the protein MSDGAPLVTREYNVVAKSCDSFLDSGSFNSVVAATQALNQKQENATQKTSKVGKELLNVASINIEIPENLSFGKSAGLPPEFYVDIEILSCENDKEAVLVVSSDSISLFQIGFTMEENSKSDFDKQLSLILKICAHKNQETNLRKQLANHKSQEGRPLRKRRKKSSSASDPGKLLKNRVHELSLSYKDFECSQIVLKHDEVSSKRLLSFTLMLKYIKNKFNRFSPEANQILDLQYSNRCENDFEQYHEHNHIHSKFIQKQFTSQILEYSKDRLSKIKPFLSQSIPGLKANLLPFQRESVEWMLTKEGRGVSLGDKPITIDEVGLKNFMNDYYAYGYELIVRSPDEAAPSLLWNKLTGYILSVDDAAHLYDQYRQENKNNDDPIRAKGVLAEEMGLGKTIEILSLILLNKRDLKDSEATFIDAENRTVTKTKATLIICPNAILKQWLEETELHANSLRWYNYKGYNEIMTHCETVDDAVHKLCQYDIIVTSYNVIATEVHHAEFNRSIRSRRLKSPKYDYSSPLALMQFYRIILDEVQMLRSSSTYSAKCTSLLHRIHTWGVSGTPIQNIYNYRMIMSYLKLHPFCDEVDFIQALQEEIKLRNDANDYTDNSLVCRLKGVRFSIKECMNIFYRYDLCIRHSKSDVSSQINIPQQHNFIIPLEFAPIEWDNYQNLWNNFLELSGYNTDGAGSPRVSNAFLNEWLARLRYICCHALFPEILNTRQKRLHGHLTKISNIDDILISMRMDAFDSLIGYYREKFQLSIKQAQHELEFSNEPSRALQSLINIKDDLEIHLRHKFDVEDPFDKYLNFSEGEDEHGEETLDESEEKSLTNENDRWTSATKDNENHGDDEKLSSHLKKKGLRAMVNLLHDCYFFLGSAYYNLGTRKIEEVYDKNQKEKVRKLDYSDFFSKNELEEIEKNRLLEQESYSNAEILRKSILSSEAKKVGTTIELARNKFGLSTSKVPLQLVNIDFDHINDYSTNLGVSRCFKSLSKLIHALNEQAKHFNDLLDKLLFTIYEPVYKTEENDSSDTIVGGEEYSTSIDSQDKIFSLLGCLEIILQNRDNILTSDSEVKIPKHLVPEGSIISKYQKQLLNNLCLIAGTPLRTIFDDLKNNRIVRRISSENENETPIENFEDYLLQYETEGKNLFRHNKQIRESLKFLGSIYNAKTEYYSQLQRISDSLVSLHSLSPPQLSHLMKTIKKSLGGALDAKINNTESRLVYLKNLSRLKDTLNENQILSCSICLGDVEIGAIIKCGHYFCKNCILTWLRAHNKCPICKSFCSVSEVYNFKFKNTKERKEKDAQEPQNDGNGLTQETSSGGSTISSVSEVEKLFGNKYKQFHQMNEVHQIHIKESFGAKIDFVIKLISYLKLKSEQENAEPPQVILYSQKTEYLKVIGKVLKLYRIEYLACLSNTAGVGETINNFKRQPSVTCLLLNVKTLGAGLNLINAKHIFLLDPILNNGDEQQAMGRNNRIGQNKETFVWNFMIKNTVEENILRYKCILEERKRKERSNRSDNCDSRQIYRDEEENDDAKFEISVGDQEVSNEHLWNCFFHKND; this is encoded by the coding sequence ATGAGTGATGGGGCTCCCCTTGTAACAAGGGAGTACAATGTAGTTGCCAAAAGTTGCGACAGTTTCTTGGATAGCGGTTCGTTCAACTCAGTGGTAGCAGCAACGCAGGCGCTAAAtcagaaacaagaaaatgcgACTCAAAAAACGAGCAAAGTCGGAAAAGAGCTGCTTAACGTGGCCTCGATTAATATTGAGATTCCAGAAAATCTAAGCTTTGGTAAAAGCGCAGGGCTTCCACCTGAATTTTATGTCGATATAGAAATCTTATCGTGTGAAAACGATAAAGAAGCTGTACTGGTCGTTTCATCTGATTCTATATCCTTATTTCAGATCGGATTTACAATGGaggaaaattcaaaatcggATTTTGACAAACAGCTTTCACTGATCTTAAAAATATGTGCGCATAAAAACCAAGAAACAAACTTGAGAAAACAGTTGGCAAATCACAAATCTCAAGAGGGAAGGCCGCTaagaaagagaaggaagaaaagttcaagTGCTAGTGACCCCGGAAAACTACTGAAAAATCGTGTACATGAACTATCTCTGTCTTACAAGGATTTTGAATGCTCTCAAATCGTATTAAAGCATGACGAGGTTTCTTCGAAACGGTTATTATCCTTTACTTTAATGCTGAAATacattaaaaataaattcaatCGGTTTTCCCCGGAGGCTAACCAAATTTTGGATTTACAATACTCCAATAGGTGCGAGAACGACTTTGAACAATATCATGAACATAATCATATCCACTccaaattcattcaaaagCAATTCACTTCTCAAATCCTGGAATATAGTAAAGATAGGCTGTCAAAGATCAAGCCATTCTTATCCCAATCTATACCCGGCCTAAAAGCCAATCTTTTACCATTTCAACGAGAAAGTGTTGAGTGGATGCTAACCAAGGAAGGACGTGGCGTCTCTCTCGGTGATAAGCCTATAACGATCGACGAAGTAGGGCTTAAGAACTTTATGAATGATTACTATGCATACGGCTATGAATTAATTGTACGCAGCCCTGATGAGGCAGCACCATCGTTGTTATGGAACAAATTAACAGGTTATATTCTAAGTGTTGATGACGCTGCACATTTGTATGATCAGTATAGACAggaaaacaagaataatgatgacCCCATTCGTGCGAAAGGTGTGTTGGCGGAAGAAATGGGGCTGGGTAAAACCATCGAGATCTTGTCTCTAATACTTTTAAATAAAAGAGATTTAAAAGACTCAGAAGCAACGTTCATTGATGCTGAAAACAGAACAGTAACGAAAACCAAAGCAACTTTGATTATTTGTCCCAATGCTATCTTGAAACAGTGGCTCGAGGAAACTGAATTGCATGCAAATTCCTTAAGATGGTACAACTATAAAGGATATAATGAGATAATGACCCATTGTGAAACTGTAGATGATGCTGTCCACAAATTATGTCAATACGACATCATAGTCACTTCATATAATGTTATTGCAACGGAGGTCCATCATGCAGAATTCAACCGTAGTATCAGATCAAGAAGGTTGAAAAGCCCTAAGTATGACTATTCCTCACCCTTAGCTTTGATGCAGTTTTATCGTATTATTCTGGATGAGGTTCAAATGTTACGTAGTTCATCAACATACTCTGCAAAATGTACGAGCCTCCTTCACAGAATACACACGTGGGGCGTATCTGGGACTCCAATACAGAACATCTACAACTATAGAATGATCATGTCTTACCTAAAGCTGCATCCATTCTGTGATGAGGTAGATTTTATTCAGGCTCTTCAAGAGGAGATAAAACTGCGGAATGATGCTAACGATTATACAGACAATAGTTTGGTATGTCGGTTAAAGGGTGTTCGATTCTCCATCAAAGAATGTAtgaacattttttataGGTACGATCTTTGCATAAGGCATTCCAAATCTGACGTTTCCTCTCAAATTAATATTCCTCAACAGCATAACTTTATCATTCCTTTGGAATTTGCACCTATTGAGTGGGATAACTATCAGAATCTTTGGAATAACTTTTTAGAGTTGAGTGGCTATAACACAGATGGTGCTGGGTCACCTCGTGTAAGCAACGCCTTTCTGAATGAATGGTTGGCTAGACTACGATACATTTGCTGTCATGCACTATTTCCAGAAATTCTGAATACCCGACAAAAACGTCTCCATGGACATTTGACAAAAATCTCAAATATAGACGATATTTTAATTTCTATGCGAATGGATGCATTTGACAGTCTTATTGGCTATTATAGGGAGAAGTTTCAATTGTCAATCAAGCAGGCACAACACGAACTAGAATTTTCTAATGAACCATCAAGGGCGCTTCAATCGTTGATCAACATTAAAGACGATCTGGAAATACATTTGAGGCATAAATTTGATGTCGAAGATCCGTTCGACAAATATCTGAATTTTAGTGAAGGTGAAGACGAACATGGAGAGGAAACGTTGGATGAAAGTGAGGAGAAATCCCTAACAAACGAAAATGACAGGTGGACAAGTGCCACCAAGGACAATGAAAATCACggcgatgatgaaaaattatccagccacttgaagaaaaaggggTTACGTGCTATGGTGAATCTATTGCATGATTGCTACTTCTTTCTTGGTTCTGCCTATTATAATTTGGGCACCCGCAAAATAGAAGAAGTTTatgacaaaaatcaaaaagaaaaagtcaGAAAGTTGGACTATTCAGATTTCTTCTCAAAGAATGAATTAGAAgagattgaaaagaatagaCTTTTAGAACAAGAAAGTTATTCCAACGCAGAAATTCTGAGAAAATCGATCCTTTCTTCGGAGGCTAAAAAAGTTGGTACAACTATTGAATTGGCCAGAAATAAATTTGGTCTTTCCACCAGTAAAGTACCTCTGCAATTGGTAAATATCGACTTTGATCATATAAATGATTACTCGACCAATTTAGGAGTATCCCGTTGTTTCAAGTCTTTGAGCAAACTAATACATGCATTGAATGAACAGGCCAAGCACTTCAATGATCTATTAGATAAATTGCTCTTTACCATTTACGAACCAGTCTACAagacagaagaaaatgattcTAGCGATACAATTGTTGGTGGCGAAGAATATTCAACGTCGATTGATAGTCAAGACAAAATATTCAGTCTCCTCGGTTGTTTAGAGATAATTTTACAGAATAGGGATAATATTTTAACTTCTGACTCTGAAGTTAAAATTCCCAAGCACCTGGTGCCTGAAGGTTCAATAATTTCCAAGTACCAAAAGCAGCTATTGAACAATTTGTGTTTGATAGCAGGAACTCCCTTGCGAACTATCTTTGACGATTTAAAGAATAACCGGATAGTAAGACGTATATCgtcagaaaatgaaaacgaaacccctattgaaaattttgaagattatTTGCTACAATACGAAACGGAAGGTAAGAACTTGTTCAGACATAATAAACAGATTAGagaatctttgaaatttttagGTTCAATTTATAATGCCAAGACAGAGTATTATAGTCAGTTACAAAGAATATCCGATTCCTTAGTATCGCTGCATTCATTAAGTCCTCCGCAGCTAAGTCACCTGATGAAAACTATCAAAAAGTCATTGGGTGGTGCCTTAGATGCAAAAATCAACAACACTGAATCACGGTTAGTATATTTAAAGAATTTATCGCGATTGAAGGACACGTTGAACGAGAATCAAATTCTGAGCTGCTCTATATGCTTGGGTGATGTTGAGATAGGTGCTATAATTAAATGTGGGCATTATTTTTGCAAGAATTGTATTCTTACTTGGTTACGAGCTCATAACAAATGTCCAATATGTAAGAGCTTCTGTAGCGTATCGGAGGTTTACAATTTTAAATTCAAGAACACAAAGGAaaggaaggaaaaggaTGCTCAGGAGCCACAAAACGATGGTAATGGTTTAACTCAAGAAACATCAAGTGGGGGTTCTACTATATCTAGTGTAAGCGAGGTGGAAAAGCTCTTTGGaaataaatacaaacaATTCCATCAAATGAATGAGGTTCATCAGATTCACataaaagaaagttttGGCGCTAAAATTGATTTCGTCATTAAACTTATTTCTTATCTGAAATTAAAAAGTGAACAGGAAAATGCTGAGCCGCCACAAGTCATTCTGTACTCGCAAAAGACAGAATATTTAAAGGTTATTGGTAAGGTCTTAAAACTGTATCGCATCGAGTATTTGGCATGTCTATCTAACACAGCTGGTGTTGGTGAAACTATAAACAACTTCAAACGTCAGCCTTCAGTCACTTGCTTACTCTTGAACGTGAAGACGTTAGGCGCCGGcttaaatttgataaacgCAAAACATATATTCCTGCTAGACCCTATCCTCAATAATGGTGATGAACAACAAGCAATGGGAAGGAATAATCGTATAGGACAGAACAAGGAAACTTTTGTCTGGAATTTTATGATTAAAAATACGGTCGAGGAAAACATTCTCAGATATAAATGTATCCTAGAAGAGcgcaaaagaaaagagaggTCAAATAGAAGCGACAACTGTGACAGCAGACAAATTTATAGGGATGAGGAGGAAAATGACGATGCTAAATTTGAGATAAGCGTGGGTGATCAAGAAGTTAGTAATGAGCACTTGTGGAATTGCTTCTTCCATAAAAATGATTAA